The following proteins are encoded in a genomic region of Bacteroidales bacterium:
- a CDS encoding AhpC/TSA family protein — protein MKKFILFLLPILILYSCKDSSQNGFTVSGTISDAAGKQLVINKFSSTETIHLDTILLDEKGEFKFNTPASSPELYSLQLDNNPAQILFIADSLDNITIISDGADFRNSYSVEGSQHSVLLKQLYDKLDEEYIKIDDLNKQYIEKRESADMDSLNKAIGEEFQKIVDVHKEFSKKFIDDNLASPAIILALYQQFGPQMPVLSISEDRDYFEKVNTSLMELYPNSSLVIGLNSLLEDNPPVPGIGNFAPDISLKNPEGEVVKLSSLRGKYVLLDFWAAWCKPCRLENPTVTANYKKYKKDNFTVYQVSLDKEKEDWVNAIEADGLEDWYHVSDLKYWQSEPVALYGIRGIPANFLIDPEGKIIAANLRGTYLGQKLNEIFGH, from the coding sequence ATGAAAAAGTTTATTTTATTTTTATTACCGATATTAATTCTTTATTCTTGTAAAGATTCAAGCCAAAACGGATTTACCGTTTCCGGAACAATATCAGATGCAGCAGGTAAGCAATTAGTAATTAATAAATTTTCTTCAACCGAAACAATTCATCTTGATACGATTTTATTGGATGAGAAAGGTGAATTTAAGTTTAACACTCCGGCAAGTTCACCTGAATTATACAGCTTGCAATTGGATAATAACCCTGCTCAAATATTATTTATTGCAGACTCACTTGACAATATTACTATTATTTCTGACGGGGCAGATTTCAGGAATTCATATTCTGTAGAAGGGTCACAACATTCTGTTCTGCTGAAACAATTATATGATAAACTTGATGAAGAGTATATTAAGATTGATGACTTAAATAAACAATACATCGAAAAAAGGGAGAGTGCAGATATGGATTCTTTAAACAAAGCGATTGGAGAAGAATTTCAAAAGATAGTTGATGTGCATAAAGAATTTTCAAAGAAGTTTATTGATGACAATTTAGCATCTCCGGCAATAATTTTGGCTTTATACCAACAATTCGGACCGCAAATGCCTGTGCTTTCTATATCTGAAGATCGAGATTATTTTGAGAAAGTTAATACAAGTCTTATGGAACTTTATCCGAACTCAAGTTTAGTAATCGGATTAAATTCATTATTGGAAGATAATCCTCCGGTTCCGGGTATTGGTAATTTTGCTCCGGATATTTCTCTCAAAAATCCTGAAGGTGAAGTTGTAAAACTTTCTTCATTAAGAGGAAAATATGTATTACTTGATTTTTGGGCTGCATGGTGTAAACCTTGCAGACTGGAAAATCCGACTGTGACAGCAAACTACAAAAAATATAAAAAGGATAATTTTACTGTTTACCAAGTTTCTCTTGATAAAGAAAAAGAAGATTGGGTTAATGCCATTGAGGCAGACGGATTAGAAGATTGGTATCACGTCAGCGATTTAAAATATTGGCAATCGGAACCTGTTGCATTATATGGTATAAGAGGTATTCCGGCAAACTTCTTAATAGATCCGGAAGGAAAGATAATTGCTGCAAATCTAAGAGGAACTTATTTAGGACAAAAGTTAAACGAGATATTCGGACATTAA
- a CDS encoding UDP-2,3-diacylglucosamine diphosphatase → MKKKNIYFISDMHLGLPNHEKSLIREKLLVKFLDEIKPQASIIYFVGDIFDFWWEYKYVVPRAYVRFLGKIAEMVDSGTEIHFFTGNHDVWMKDYLHIELGVTIHTKELITEIYGKKFFIAHGDGLGAGDKAYKLLKKIFQNKFLQWCYSRLHPNFAFSIAKIWSHSRRKKEKVYKFRGIDKEIMIQFSKEMIKTKYFDYFIFGHRHFPLMIQIGENSKHINIGDWLVNYTFAIFNDEGFKLMTYKNGHQEEFETDLNKLQNINIF, encoded by the coding sequence ATGAAAAAGAAAAATATTTATTTTATTTCTGATATGCATTTAGGCTTACCCAATCATGAAAAAAGCTTAATCAGAGAAAAGTTATTGGTTAAGTTTCTTGATGAAATAAAGCCACAAGCATCAATTATTTATTTTGTAGGTGATATTTTTGATTTTTGGTGGGAATATAAATATGTGGTTCCCCGAGCTTATGTTCGGTTTTTGGGAAAAATTGCAGAAATGGTCGATTCCGGTACAGAAATTCACTTTTTTACCGGTAATCATGATGTTTGGATGAAAGACTATCTGCACATTGAGTTAGGAGTTACGATACATACTAAAGAATTAATTACAGAAATATACGGAAAAAAATTTTTTATTGCTCATGGTGACGGATTAGGGGCAGGAGATAAAGCCTATAAATTATTAAAAAAAATATTTCAAAATAAATTTTTGCAATGGTGTTATTCAAGGCTTCATCCTAATTTTGCTTTTTCAATTGCGAAAATTTGGTCGCATTCTCGTCGTAAAAAAGAAAAAGTGTATAAATTCAGAGGAATTGATAAAGAAATTATGATTCAATTCTCAAAGGAAATGATAAAGACAAAGTATTTTGATTATTTCATTTTTGGACACAGGCATTTTCCCTTAATGATTCAAATCGGTGAAAACTCAAAACACATAAACATAGGTGATTGGTTGGTGAACTATACTTTTGCAATATTCAACGATGAAGGTTTTAAATTAATGACATATAAAAACGGACATCAAGAAGAATTTGAAACAGACCTTAATAAGTTGCAAAACATAAATATATTTTAA
- a CDS encoding YbjN domain-containing protein, with the protein MCDNFSKVKGYLNELKYSIIEENETEGLFVIDNEEEGVKNMIIVVDDPILIMQQLIFKVKNDDVNMYKALLQKNQDILHGAFVLNEAGDSVLFRDTLQVENLDLNELAGSLNSLSLLIGEYANEIIKFSA; encoded by the coding sequence ATGTGTGATAATTTCTCGAAAGTAAAAGGATATTTGAACGAATTAAAATATTCTATAATTGAAGAAAATGAAACTGAAGGATTGTTTGTAATTGATAATGAAGAAGAAGGTGTTAAAAATATGATAATTGTTGTTGATGACCCTATTTTAATTATGCAACAATTGATCTTTAAAGTAAAAAATGATGATGTAAATATGTATAAAGCTTTACTGCAAAAAAACCAAGATATTTTACATGGTGCTTTTGTTTTAAATGAAGCCGGAGACAGTGTTTTATTCAGAGATACTTTACAAGTGGAGAATCTTGATTTAAATGAATTAGCAGGATCCTTAAACTCTCTTTCTTTATTAATAGGAGAATATGCTAATGAGATAATTAAGTTCTCTGCATAA
- a CDS encoding helix-turn-helix transcriptional regulator, with amino-acid sequence MNNRIKELRAKYNYTQNDLAKKVNVRRETIVFLEKGKYNPSLKLAYNIAYVFNLSIEEVFIFEESDSTLS; translated from the coding sequence GTGAATAACAGGATCAAAGAATTGAGAGCAAAATATAATTACACTCAAAACGATCTTGCAAAAAAAGTTAATGTAAGAAGAGAGACTATTGTTTTTCTGGAAAAAGGAAAATATAATCCTTCGCTAAAACTGGCATATAACATTGCTTATGTTTTTAATTTGAGTATTGAAGAGGTCTTTATATTTGAAGAAAGTGACTCAACATTAAGTTAA